In Flavobacteriales bacterium, the DNA window CTTCAGATCTGACAGCGCATCCAATTGATCGTCGCCAATGTAGATTGCTTCTTCTACGAAGGCTCCTTTCAAAAGGGGTTTTTCGCTCTTTTTACGGAACTCCTTGATCAATTTCGCCGGAACATTACCCGCTTCGGAAATCATGATCGAGGTATTACCCTTCAGCAAATCGTACATCGGCTCGAAATCGAGACCTGACTTTTCCATTGCTTTTCTAAGAAGGGTATTCTTTACAACGCTCAAGCTCACTTTACGGTTAAAGCAAAGACGGCGCAAGCGGCTTGTTGCATCAGCATCCAACCCTGAAATATCCGCTAGGTAGATATTCTTGT includes these proteins:
- a CDS encoding 50S ribosomal protein L10; this translates as MTREEKNQVIEDLTQTLVENKNIYLADISGLDADATSRLRRLCFNRKVSLSVVKNTLLRKAMEKSGLDFEPMYDLLKGNTSIMISEAGNVPAKLIKEFRKKSEKPLLKGAFVEEAIYIGDDQLDALSDLKSKEELIGDIIMLLQSPIKNVVSGLQGTGGQKIAGLLKALEERAQ